From Anopheles funestus chromosome 3RL, idAnoFuneDA-416_04, whole genome shotgun sequence, a single genomic window includes:
- the LOC125766911 gene encoding uncharacterized protein LOC125766911: protein MEKKLKSVQIKKRQAVELVKNIEKFTSEYTEDQVSEIPVCLEQLEKYYEDFLQANAKVSELDEDAADTYVMERCDMDTRYRRVKGFLLRRQPSGVISDSLLIANSTLNSSGRSSAVNLRLPKIELPTFDGDSTKWLTFRDRFVAMIDSSADIPNIMKLQYLLSSLKGDAGLLFEHTTLTADNYDVTWSALLKRYDNPRTLAREYYRNIHHLPTVSRESVDELAHLVDEFTRHVNGLRKLDEPVDHWDTPLCNLLLMKLDPVTILAWENHSTSHLKDKYKELVDFLHDRIRILKSTREFSHNVEGKMKMVAGHKRSSEQRPRVVGNTATAQRASPNVPAPQPSCILGCADPHHLRNCPTFASKDVQQRREVATRERLCWNCLNRNHQVKDCRSSYKCTTCKARHHSLLHVNPVVTMAAQSEEEMVLLETVQLQLVDDYGNRFDARALLDSGSMCNFVSETMAHRLLTPRSQVDIAISGIGQSKQHVKGAITATVQSRGNDFSAPMEFLVLKTPSAEIPTAPINIESWNIPNVVLADTTFHVPGKVDIVIGGDTFWELHTGRKQSLGTGKPWLIETPFGWAVSGNTSKGTGPSLKLCHMAANECAIEALLQRFWETESILEGPAMSVEEDLCEKHYVATTTRNAQGRYVVSLPRSNKPEIVLGLSRDIADRRLLGVERRLKANPEMEKEYKRFMAEYEQLGHMIKLTENVDDSKAHCYIPHHAVIKESSSSTKVRVVFDASCKTTSGYALNDTLLIGPTVQDDLLTIILRFRKHAVALVADVEKMYRQILHCAKDRKLLRIRYREHVTDPISTYELQTVTYGTASAPFLATRTLQQIAHDHKNEYPKAVDPVLHDFYVDDLVTGATDVAEAIDIRNQVSAMLESAGFPLKKWASNIPEALEGVPSEDLAVKPLLDWEEDQEVSTLGLVWEPCNDMFRFRVDLPPPAEELTRSLVLSYTARIFDPIGLLGPTVILAKMFLQRLWRVKQDGKPIDWNRALPEALQEEWREFHSTLYSLRKLRVPRFVAQPNHEILQLHLFADASQGAYGACCYVRAESSRGTTVRLLAAKSKVVSLANTHSIARLELCAARLAVQLFQKVIRALNISSTVICWTDSMTVMHWLRSSPRRWKPFVANRVAQIQEETRISCWRHVPGSDNPADDLSRGLNPEELLQCGRWWQGPSWLSYGQEEWPQAPTGIKEHEADTEERLAVSKVVATSTTGDFSNALFARYSAYSKLRRVMGYCLRFFGNLRASKASPVERVKRKVDMKTLLCFTPSLTAAELQEAELRLCQLAQQDSFGDELDHLKRGKQVNSRSKLKWLSPYLDPKGMLRVGGRLGNANIPESTKHPIVLAASHRLSTLLAENIHLQKMHAGPQLMLATLRQKFWLIGGRNLVKSVYHRCHTCFRNKPTLVKQAVADLPASRVVPTQPFAVSGVDYCGPFLLKSTVRNRSPTKAYIAIFVCFATRAVHIELVSDLTSTAFLAALRRFVARRGRVTELHSDNATTFKGAAHELHRIYRMLKVDEGDRRSIFDWCAESEIRWKFIPPRAPHFGGLWEAAVKSAKGHLLKTIGVSSVTQENMLTLLAQIEQCLNSRPLVPMSDDPTDLEALTPGHFLIGRSMQAVPEVNVSKVSSNRLSNYQIVQKHMQEIWARWYPEYLQQLQARAKHANNEPVKLEINQLVVVKEDNVPPAVWPKARITALHPGKDGVVRVIPLRGKLGKEFVRAANRVALLPNPND, encoded by the coding sequence atggagaagaaactCAAGTCggttcaaattaaaaaacgcCAAGCTGTGGAACTGGTTAAGAACATTGAGAAGTTCACAAGTGAATATACCGAGGACCAAGTGAGTGAAATACCAGTATGCCTAGAACAGTTGGAGAAGTATTATGAAGATTTTCTCCAGGCAAACGCGAAAGTGTCGGAGTTAGATGAGGACGCGGCGGACACGTATGTAATGGAACGTTGTGATATGGACACGCGTTACCGACGCGTTAAGGGTTTCCTTCTACGAAGGCAACCATCTGGTGTGATAAGTGATTCGTTGTTGATCGCCAATTCAACGTTAAACAGTTCGGGACGATCGAGTGCGGTGAATTTGCGGTTGCCAAAAATCGAATTACCCACGTTCGACGGGGATTCGACAAAATGGCTAACGTTCCGGGACAGATTTGTGGCGATGATCGATTCTTCAGCGGACATTCCCAACATCATGAAGCTGCAATATCTGCTGTCATCGTTAAAGGGCGATGCTGGTCTGCTATTCGAGCATACCACCCTGACAGCAGATAACTATGACGTTACGTGGTCTGCCTTGCTGAAGCGATACGACAACCCGCGTACGCTTGCTCGCGAATATTATCGCAATATTCATCACCTGCCAACTGTGAGCCGAGAGAGTGTGGACGAGTTGGCACATCTGGTGGATGAGTTTACTCGACATGTCAACGGGCTGAGGAAACTCGACGAACCTGTGGATCACTGGGATACGCCGCTCTGCAACCTACTGCTGATGAAATTGGATCCTGTCACCATCCTAGCTTGGGAAAACCACTCGACAAGCCACCTGAAAGATAAGTACAAGGAACTAGTAGATTTCTTACACGATCGCATCCGAATACTTAAGTCTACGCGTGAGTTTTCGCATAATGTTGAGGGGAAGATGAAAATGGTGGCCGGTCACAAAAGATCATCCGAACAGAGGCCAAGGGTGGTAGGcaacacagcaacagcacaaaGGGCTTCACCGAATGTTCCAGCACCGCAGCCATCGTGCATTTTGGGTTGTGCGGATCCACACCACTTGCGCAATTGTCCAACATTTGCAAGCAAGGACGTACAACAGCGACGTGAAGTGGCCACAAGAGAACGATTGTGCTGGAATTGCCTTAATCGCAATCACCAAGTAAAGGATTGTCGTTCGTCATACAAGTGCACTACGTGCAAGGCACGACATCATTCACTGCTTCACGTGAATCCAGTAGTGACCATGGCTGCCCAATCGGAGGAAGAAATGGTGTTGCTGGAAACGGTACAACTCCAGCTGGTTGATGATTATGGCAACAGGTTTGATGCTCGGGCTCTTCTTGATTCGGGATCAATGTGCAATTTTGTTTCCGAAACCATGGCACATCGGTTGCTGACACCACGGTCACAAGTGGACATCGCTATCTCAGGTATAGGGCAATCGAAACAGCACGTGAAGGGTGCCATTACTGCAACCGTGCAATCAAGGGGCAATGATTTCTCTGCACCAATGGAATTTCTTGTGCTAAAGACTCCGTCAGCAGAAATTCCAACCGCGCCGATAAATATAGAATCTTGGAACATCCCGAACGTAGTGCTCGCAGACACTACTTTCCACGTTCCCGGAAAGGTAGATATAGTCATTGGTGGAGATACGTTTTGGGAACTGCATACTGGCAGGAAGCAGTCGTTGGGCACTGGCAAACCATGGCTAATAGAAACCCCGTTTGGATGGGCGGTTTCCGGGAATACTTCCAAGGGCACCGGGCCTAGCTTGAAACTATGCCATATGGCTGCCAACGAATGCGCCATAGAAGCTCTACTCCAACGGTTTTGGGAGACTGAGAGCATTTTAGAAGGTCCCGCAATGTCTGTAGAAGAGGATCTGTGCGAGAAGCACTATGTTGCTACGACCACTCGAAACGCACAGGGCCGTTATGTTGTATCGTTACCGCGAAGCAACAAGCCGGAAATAGTCCTGGGACTGTCAAGGGACATTGCGGATCGGCGGCTGCTAGGCGTAGAACGCCGACTCAAAGCTAATCctgaaatggaaaaggaatATAAAAGGTTTATGGCCGAATATGAGCAGCTGGGCCACATGATAAAACTCACCGAAAATGTTGACGACAGTAAAGCACACTGTTACATCCCTCATCATGCCGTGATCAAGGAATCGAGCTCATCAACCAAAGTTCGTGTTGTTTTCGATGCATCCTGCAAAACAACCTCTGGCTACGCGTTGAATGACACCCTACTAATTGGGCCTACGGTTCAAGATGATTTGCTCACAATAATCCTCAGATTCAGAAAGCATGCTGTCGCACTGGTGGCAGACGTTGAAAAAATGTACAGGCAGATCCTGCATTGCGCGAAAGACCGTAAACTATTGCGCATCCGATATCGCGAACATGTGACCGACCCCATATCAACGTATGAGTTGCAGACGGTTACCTACGGTACGGCGTCTGCCCCTTTTTTGGCAACTCGTACGTTGCAACAGATCGCACATGATCACAAGAACGAGTATCCCAAGGCAGTCGACCCGGTGCTTCATGATTTTTACGTGGATGACTTGGTGACTGGGGCAACGGATGTAGCAGAAGCCATCGACATTCGAAACCAAGTATCTGCAATGTTAGAGTCGGCGGGATTCCCTTTAAAAAAGTGGGCGTCGAACATCCCAGAAGCGCTCGAGGGTGTGCCAAGCGAGGATTTGGCAGTTAAACCACTATTAGACTGGGAAGAAGATCAGGAGGTTTCCACATTGGGCCTGGTTTGGGAGCCATGCAATGATATGTTCCGTTTCCGTGTCGATCTGCCGCCCCCTGCAGAAGAGCTGACCCGAAGTCTCGTACTATCGTATACGGCCAGAATCTTTGATCCCATCGGTCTGTTAGGACCAACGGTGATACTGGCGAAGATGTTCCTTCAACGGTTATGGAGAGTAAAGCAAGATGGGAAACCGATAGATTGGAACCGAGCACTGCCAGAAGCGCTACAAGAGGAATGGAGGGAGTTCCATTCGACTTTATATTCGCTACGTAAACTACGAGTTCCTCGATTTGTAGCGCAACCCAACCACGAAATTCTGCAGTTGCATCTCTTCGCTGATGCGTCTCAAGGAGCGTATGGAGCATGCTGCTACGTGCGGGCAGAATCGTCAAGGGGCACGACGGTCAGATTGTTAGCTGCTAAGTCCAAGGTGGTATCGTTGGCAAACACACATTCCATTGCCAGATTGGAATTATGTGCAGCACGATTAGCGGTACAATTGTTCCAAAAGGTGATTCGTGCACTCAACATATCATCGACGGTAATCTGTTGGACAGATTCCATGACCGTTATGCACTGGCTCAGATCATCACCTCGTCGCTGGAAGCCGTTTGTTGCCAACAGAGTGGCACAAATACAAGAAGAAACGCGAATTTCGTGTTGGCGTCATGTTCCTGGCAGTGATAATCCGGCGGATGATCTATCGCGCGGGCTTAATCCTGAAGAGTTGTTGCAGTGTGGACGTTGGTGGCAAGGGCCATCTTGGTTGTCTTACGGACAGGAGGAGTGGCCTCAAGCACCAACAGGGATAAAGGAGCACGAGGcagacaccgaggagcggttGGCGGTGTCAAAGGTTGTCGCCACCTCTACGACGGGCGACTTCAGCAATGCACTCTTCGCACGATACTCCGCTTACAGCAAGCTGCGAAGAGTCATGGGGTATTGCTTGCGGTTTTTCGGAAACCTACGCGCGAGCAAAGCATCTCCGGTCGAGCGCGTCAAACGAAAAGTAGACATGAAGACGCTACTGTGTTTCACTCCATCGCTTACAGCAGCGGAGTTGCAAGAAGCGGAACTAAGGTTGTGCCAGCTGGCACAACAGGACTCGTTTGGGGACGAATTGGATCACCTAAAACGAGGAAAGCAGGTGAATTCAAGGTCAAAGCTGAAGTGGTTGTCACCATACCTCGATCCAAAGGGTATGTTACGCGTTGGTGGCCGGCTTGGTAATGCCAACATACCAGAATCAACCAAGCATCCGATTGTCCTCGCAGCATCACATCGTTTGTCGACTCTACTGGCAGAGAACATCCATCTGCAGAAGATGCATGCCGGACCACAATTGATGCTGGCAACGCTCCGGCAGAAATTTTGGTTGATTGGTGGTCGAAATTTGGTGAAAAGCGTGTATCATCGATGCCACACATGCTTTAGAAACAAGCCGACGTTGGTGAAGCAGGCGGTAGCAGATTTGCCTGCATCAAGAGTGGTACCAACCCAGCCGTTTGCAGTAAGCGGTGTCGACTATTGTGGACCCTTTTTACTAAAGTCGACCGTCCGCAATAGAAGTCCGACGAAAGCGTACATCGCGATTTTCGTATGTTTCGCAACAAGGGCAGTTCATATCGAACTGGTGAGTGACCTCACATCGACTGCGTTTTTAGCGGCACTACGACGCTTTGTCGCCAGGCGTGGGAGGGTAACTGAGTTGCACTCGGATAATGCAACAACGTTCAAGGGCGCTGCACATGAGTTGCATCGCATATACAGGATGCTGAAAGTCGATGAGGGTGATAGGAGAAGTATTTTTGATTGGTGCGCCGAAAGCGAAATCAGGTGGAAATTTATCCCTCCACGCGCACCTCATTTTGGAGGCCTTTGGGAAGCAGCGGTCAAGTCAGCGAAAGGTCACCTACTTAAGACGATAGGAGTTAGTAGCGTAACCCAGGAAAACATGCTTACCCTTCTGGCTCAAATTGAGCAATGCCTTAATTCACGGCCGTTAGTACCCATGTCCGATGATCCGACCGATTTGGAGGCACTAACTCCGGGTCATTTTTTGATAGGTCGTAGTATGCAGGCAGTCCCAGAGGTCAATGTAAGTAAGGTTTCGTCAAATCGTTTAAGCAATTACCAGATAGTGCAAAAGCACATGCAGGAAATTTGGGCCCGCTGGTACCCTGAGTACCTGCAGCAATTACAAGCCAGGGCAAAACATGCGAACAATGAACCTGTAAAGCTAGAGATCAACCAATTAGTGGTTGTAAAAGAAGATAACGTCCCACCTGCAGTTTGGCCGAAGGCACGAATAACCGCTTTACATCCGGGTAAAGATGGGGTAGTAAGAGTAATCCCTTTACGAGGAAAACTCGGCAAGGAATTCGTTAGAGCAGCTAATAGAGTCGCGTTATTACCTAACCCCAACGATTAG